A stretch of the uncultured Desulfobacter sp. genome encodes the following:
- a CDS encoding tetratricopeptide repeat protein, with amino-acid sequence MNQDTKKENTVSRQAFYISILISLTLGFLLGTAYTSFKLADSQQPGMRPMPPGMMGSMPKNKPEPKKEAEGNKSPDLAAMAAPHIKKLQSFLKENPDNAQAWIELGNAFFDIDRFKDAINAYEKSLSIQPDHPHVLTDLGVMYRRNNEPEKALDAFSRAVAVQPDFETAWFNKGIVYMHDLNDIPKAVEAWEQLVKVNPTARTSGGKLVSELVETLKKQAR; translated from the coding sequence ATGAACCAGGACACAAAAAAAGAAAACACAGTTTCCCGTCAGGCCTTTTATATTTCCATTCTGATCTCTCTGACACTGGGGTTTTTGCTGGGCACCGCATATACCTCGTTTAAGTTGGCAGATTCACAACAGCCTGGCATGAGGCCTATGCCACCGGGTATGATGGGGAGCATGCCAAAAAACAAGCCTGAACCTAAAAAAGAGGCAGAAGGGAATAAAAGCCCTGACCTTGCAGCCATGGCTGCGCCCCATATCAAAAAATTGCAGTCCTTTTTGAAAGAAAATCCCGATAATGCCCAAGCCTGGATCGAACTGGGCAACGCCTTTTTCGATATAGACCGTTTTAAAGATGCCATTAATGCCTATGAAAAATCCCTGTCCATTCAGCCGGACCATCCACATGTTCTTACAGACCTTGGGGTGATGTATAGACGAAACAATGAGCCTGAAAAAGCATTGGACGCTTTTAGCAGGGCTGTTGCTGTCCAGCCTGATTTTGAAACCGCCTGGTTTAACAAGGGGATTGTTTATATGCATGACCTCAATGATATCCCTAAAGCTGTTGAAGCCTGGGAACAGCTGGTAAAAGTTAACCCTACTGCAAGAACGTCCGGAGGAAAGCTGGTATCTGAACTGGTGGAAACCTTGAAAAAACAAGCCCGGTAA
- a CDS encoding M99 family carboxypeptidase catalytic domain-containing protein, which produces MAVSGIAAVLCLARPASASQCALDFSVHTLASNIPGKTALIVGGIQGDEPGGFNAAALIATRYNILSGRVIVVPNLNFESIIKRSRGVYGDMNRKFDQVSKTDPERQTIAKIKSMITDPNVDFILNLHDGSGFFTPTHKNNMRNPDRWGQSIIIDQALMPATYTGLFSDLAVTARQCADYVNAHLIDPGHTVHVKNTRTAEGDREMAKTLTFFAMKNKKPAFGVEASKSFMTPGRVYYHLLAIESFLTKAGISFKRDFSLSKKEIKKAIDKDIALTLGERRVLLYAENIRNRINYLPMEKDGDLQFLVNNPLLALVHNKSDFSLYHGNRCLSHLSPQYFEYDLGIDSIEMDVDGKKKQVPFGSRILVKEQFMVHPIPDHRVNIIGFTTQNVKDEAGLLVTRNDCLQRFSIDRDGQIFRIEVYKQGKFNGMVLADFRFHEKSDSIAHVSGDICKEKPLLR; this is translated from the coding sequence ATGGCTGTTTCAGGAATCGCTGCTGTTTTGTGCTTGGCGCGGCCTGCATCTGCATCTCAATGCGCCCTTGACTTCAGTGTACACACCCTGGCATCAAATATTCCTGGAAAAACAGCACTTATTGTTGGCGGCATCCAGGGGGATGAGCCGGGAGGGTTCAACGCGGCTGCCCTTATTGCTACCCGTTACAATATTTTGTCCGGCCGGGTTATCGTGGTTCCCAATCTCAACTTTGAAAGTATTATTAAACGATCCCGGGGCGTTTACGGGGACATGAACCGTAAATTTGATCAGGTGAGCAAAACAGATCCTGAACGGCAAACCATTGCTAAAATAAAATCCATGATCACTGACCCGAACGTTGATTTTATTTTAAATCTGCATGACGGTTCGGGATTTTTTACACCCACCCATAAAAACAATATGCGCAATCCTGACAGATGGGGGCAAAGTATTATCATTGACCAGGCGTTGATGCCTGCCACATATACAGGCCTGTTTTCTGATCTTGCCGTCACGGCACGGCAGTGTGCCGATTATGTCAATGCCCATCTGATTGACCCCGGTCATACAGTGCACGTTAAAAATACCCGGACTGCGGAAGGGGACCGAGAGATGGCAAAAACACTGACCTTTTTTGCCATGAAAAATAAGAAACCGGCTTTTGGGGTGGAAGCCAGCAAATCATTTATGACCCCCGGGCGTGTATATTACCATCTCCTGGCCATTGAATCCTTTTTAACCAAGGCCGGGATCTCTTTCAAACGTGACTTTTCTTTGAGCAAAAAAGAAATCAAAAAAGCAATTGACAAGGATATTGCCTTGACGTTGGGGGAGCGCAGAGTCCTACTCTATGCTGAAAATATCCGCAATCGCATCAATTACCTGCCCATGGAAAAAGATGGTGACCTACAGTTTCTGGTCAATAATCCGTTATTGGCTTTGGTGCATAATAAATCAGATTTTAGTCTGTATCACGGAAACCGCTGCCTTTCCCATCTCAGCCCCCAGTATTTTGAATATGATCTGGGAATCGACAGCATTGAAATGGATGTTGACGGTAAAAAAAAACAAGTTCCCTTTGGTTCCAGAATTTTGGTTAAAGAACAGTTTATGGTTCATCCCATACCGGATCACCGGGTAAACATCATTGGCTTCACAACACAAAATGTGAAAGATGAGGCTGGTCTTCTGGTAACCAGAAACGATTGTCTTCAGCGTTTTTCAATTGACCGTGACGGCCAAATTTTCAGAATTGAAGTCTACAAACAGGGCAAATTTAATGGGATGGTGCTCGCAGACTTTCGGTTCCATGAAAAATCCGATAGTATCGCCCACGTCAGCGGCGATATTTGTAAAGAAAAACCATTATTAAGATAA
- a CDS encoding amino acid permease: protein MGTTNRKIQPGQRKTGNNLSAFGGVFTPSILTILGVILFMRSGFVIGQAGIFQTILILCLSHTITLLTAISVSAVSTNTPVSAGGAYFLISRSIGPELGGAIGLALFCSQAISVPFYILGFTESLVRTFPGLTAHFRTIALITTAFLFIITRAGARWAVRAQYLIMTVLGLSILAFMGGALIHFDINLFSKNLGPGYTNDTYAFWSVFVIYFPAVTGIMAGISMSGDLKNPARAIPAGTLGAVFTGFVVYGLQIIVCGGAQSREELIYSSFETLCSQALFNAGFLVVAGVFAATVSSALGSFMGAPRVIQAVAKDRLIPMLHIFKKGAGQANEPVRALWLTLGLTIATILWAGNGDTGRAFNILAGVVTMFFLYTYAMINVAAFVESFAGNPSFRPGFKHYHWLQALIAAAGCAVTAFLIQPVTAVCAAGIISTMVVLLRRRSLTVRFGDARWGFFYSRLKANLHQLAMMPIHPKNWRPAILVFTGNPKTRFTLVQYALWIGEERGSVTLVRILTGNVQDLMEKRQTALTQLKKNFHDYGVSGFSTVMVLPDLDQGICAVLQAHPPGPLKPNTVIFGWSSDPDRAQSFTRHLRIVRAMEMNLVIINDKGLPQNQDKGFIDIWWRGKKNGSLMVMLAHLLTQNRQWADATIRLFRIIQDPAGVKPAKQALEALLRAARVKAESRVIVSTDSFEQVLQSISTDASVVFIGFNIPEPSQAAEFQTRHTRMFAPLPTMIMVSSIGDCDLFA from the coding sequence ATGGGAACAACAAACAGAAAAATACAACCAGGCCAGAGAAAGACAGGAAACAACCTTAGCGCATTTGGCGGCGTATTTACACCGTCCATCCTCACAATTCTTGGTGTCATCCTGTTCATGCGCTCCGGGTTTGTAATTGGTCAGGCCGGCATCTTTCAAACGATTCTCATTTTGTGCCTGAGCCATACCATCACTTTGTTGACGGCCATTTCAGTTTCCGCCGTGTCCACAAATACACCTGTTTCGGCAGGGGGTGCCTATTTTTTGATCTCAAGATCCATCGGTCCTGAACTTGGCGGAGCCATTGGGCTGGCCCTGTTCTGTTCCCAGGCCATTTCCGTCCCGTTTTATATCCTGGGATTTACCGAATCATTAGTACGGACTTTCCCAGGCCTTACGGCCCACTTCAGGACCATCGCCCTAATCACCACAGCTTTCTTGTTCATCATCACCCGGGCAGGTGCCAGGTGGGCGGTGCGGGCACAATACCTAATCATGACGGTTCTAGGACTTTCCATTCTTGCCTTCATGGGAGGTGCCCTGATACATTTTGACATTAACTTGTTTTCAAAAAACCTTGGCCCGGGCTACACCAATGACACATACGCGTTCTGGAGCGTCTTTGTCATCTATTTTCCGGCAGTCACCGGTATCATGGCAGGCATCAGCATGTCCGGCGACCTGAAAAATCCGGCCCGGGCCATTCCGGCAGGCACCCTTGGCGCAGTTTTCACCGGGTTTGTTGTGTACGGACTTCAAATCATTGTATGCGGCGGGGCCCAATCAAGGGAAGAACTGATTTATTCATCTTTTGAAACACTTTGCAGCCAGGCGCTTTTTAACGCAGGTTTTTTAGTGGTTGCCGGTGTATTTGCAGCTACCGTGTCCAGTGCATTAGGATCGTTCATGGGGGCACCCAGGGTTATCCAGGCCGTTGCCAAGGATAGGCTGATTCCTATGCTGCATATATTTAAAAAAGGGGCAGGCCAGGCCAATGAACCGGTCAGAGCTTTATGGCTGACGCTGGGTTTGACCATCGCTACAATCCTGTGGGCAGGCAACGGAGACACAGGCAGGGCATTTAACATCCTGGCCGGTGTTGTGACCATGTTTTTTCTTTACACCTACGCAATGATCAATGTTGCCGCTTTTGTTGAATCCTTTGCCGGCAACCCGTCCTTCAGACCGGGATTCAAGCATTATCACTGGCTGCAAGCCCTTATCGCGGCTGCAGGGTGTGCGGTCACAGCCTTTCTAATTCAACCGGTCACAGCCGTTTGTGCGGCAGGTATCATTTCCACAATGGTTGTACTGCTTAGACGCAGATCCCTTACGGTCCGTTTCGGCGATGCACGATGGGGCTTTTTCTATTCAAGGCTTAAAGCCAATCTTCACCAGCTGGCAATGATGCCGATTCACCCCAAAAACTGGCGCCCTGCGATTCTGGTGTTCACGGGAAATCCTAAAACCCGATTTACCCTGGTGCAGTATGCCCTGTGGATCGGAGAGGAACGGGGAAGTGTAACCCTGGTCCGTATCCTTACCGGCAATGTCCAGGACCTCATGGAAAAAAGGCAGACTGCCCTAACCCAACTTAAAAAAAATTTCCATGATTACGGCGTCAGCGGTTTTTCAACGGTCATGGTTTTACCCGATCTTGACCAGGGCATCTGTGCAGTACTCCAGGCGCATCCCCCCGGACCGCTTAAGCCCAACACCGTCATTTTTGGCTGGTCCTCAGACCCGGACAGGGCCCAGTCCTTTACAAGACACCTGCGCATTGTCCGGGCCATGGAAATGAATCTTGTTATTATCAATGACAAAGGGCTTCCACAAAATCAGGACAAAGGGTTTATCGATATCTGGTGGCGGGGCAAAAAAAACGGTTCCCTGATGGTTATGCTGGCCCATCTTCTCACACAAAACAGACAATGGGCTGATGCAACCATCCGACTGTTCAGGATCATTCAGGATCCTGCCGGTGTAAAGCCGGCAAAGCAGGCCCTGGAAGCGTTGCTGCGCGCAGCCAGGGTAAAAGCTGAATCCAGGGTGATCGTCTCTACGGATAGCTTTGAGCAGGTCCTTCAATCCATATCAACCGACGCATCAGTTGTTTTCATTGGCTTCAACATTCCCGAACCAAGCCAAGCAGCAGAATTTCAGACCAGGCACACCAGAATGTTTGCCCCTTTGCCCACAATGATCATGGTCTCGTCCATTGGAGACTGTGATCTGTTTGCTTAA
- a CDS encoding aldehyde ferredoxin oxidoreductase C-terminal domain-containing protein — protein MAQINLKEVKSVSYQPAKVHQGYTNHSLHINVSKNKINVRCIEEKIKQTFIGGKGYDLWLMWHAVSENTRWDDPENAICISSGPLGGVPGYPGGGKSIVTTISPLTGAPIDSNVGGYFGPYKKFAGFDVIQLDGRANQDTVILIDGIENTIKLFHARSFPEDAYEMSAALTHYFDEKKPVNVSVVTTGPGAEHTYFGCLNFSWWDAGRKIVRYKQAGRGGIGTVFANKKIKAVVARYGAVSMKTNQPADPEGLKAVTRAYSKEIITLDPKQNRMALVGTTHLVPIMNDHDCLPVHNFKFGSHPQGKVIGEETYEHIFDKGFDGCWKGCAVACAHGVKDFYPLTGPYKGKKVFVDGPEYETVAGCGSNLGIFDAHTILEMNFYCDAYGLDTISVGTSIAFAMECFASGQITLNHTGGMDLNFGNRFNALELVHQMAQGEGFGTVVGKGVRRMKEIFARDYGAEPAFLQDIGMESKGLEFSEYITKESLAQQGGYGLALKGPQHDEAWLIFLDMVHNFMPTFENKAEALHWFPMLRTWFGLCGLCKLPWNDIVPADNKETDEPAKVVKHVAWYAQFFSAVTGRKVTSEDLITMSEAVYNFQRIFNLKMGYGTREHDSVPYRAMGPVTEEEYESRAERYDTQLTETYGIDISAMDTPDKMAVLRSKREAQYELLKDAVYKRRGWTADGIPTVETVKRLGIDFPEVLGVLKTHGVV, from the coding sequence ATGGCTCAAATCAATCTTAAAGAAGTCAAAAGCGTATCCTACCAACCGGCTAAAGTCCATCAGGGATATACAAATCATTCCCTTCATATCAATGTCAGTAAAAATAAAATTAATGTCCGTTGTATTGAAGAAAAGATCAAACAAACATTTATCGGAGGCAAAGGGTATGATTTGTGGTTGATGTGGCATGCCGTGTCAGAAAATACCCGATGGGATGACCCTGAAAATGCGATATGCATTTCATCTGGGCCTTTGGGAGGCGTACCTGGATATCCCGGCGGTGGAAAAAGTATTGTCACAACTATTTCGCCATTGACAGGGGCTCCCATTGATTCAAACGTCGGGGGGTATTTCGGTCCGTATAAAAAATTTGCCGGTTTTGATGTCATTCAACTGGATGGCCGGGCCAATCAGGACACGGTCATTCTCATCGACGGGATTGAAAATACCATTAAGTTGTTCCATGCGCGCAGTTTCCCTGAAGATGCGTATGAGATGTCAGCGGCCCTGACACACTATTTTGATGAAAAAAAGCCGGTCAACGTATCTGTGGTGACCACAGGACCCGGGGCGGAACATACCTATTTCGGCTGTTTAAATTTTTCCTGGTGGGATGCCGGGCGCAAAATCGTCCGGTATAAACAGGCCGGCAGGGGTGGGATCGGAACGGTATTCGCCAATAAAAAGATCAAGGCAGTTGTGGCAAGGTACGGTGCCGTTTCCATGAAAACCAATCAGCCGGCTGATCCCGAAGGGCTTAAAGCGGTTACCAGGGCCTATTCTAAGGAGATCATCACCCTTGACCCCAAACAGAATCGGATGGCTTTGGTCGGAACCACCCATCTGGTACCCATTATGAATGATCATGACTGTTTGCCTGTTCATAATTTCAAATTTGGTTCCCATCCCCAAGGCAAAGTGATTGGCGAAGAGACCTACGAGCATATTTTTGACAAGGGATTTGACGGCTGCTGGAAAGGCTGTGCCGTGGCCTGTGCCCACGGGGTAAAAGATTTTTATCCGCTTACGGGACCGTATAAGGGCAAAAAGGTTTTTGTGGACGGTCCTGAATATGAAACTGTGGCCGGATGCGGGTCCAATCTTGGTATTTTTGATGCCCATACCATTCTTGAGATGAATTTTTACTGTGATGCTTATGGGTTGGATACCATCTCTGTGGGTACTTCCATCGCTTTTGCCATGGAGTGTTTTGCCAGTGGCCAGATTACGTTGAATCATACCGGTGGTATGGATTTGAATTTCGGTAACCGGTTCAATGCCCTGGAACTTGTTCACCAGATGGCACAGGGAGAAGGTTTTGGTACTGTTGTGGGTAAAGGCGTCCGCCGGATGAAAGAAATTTTTGCCCGGGATTACGGCGCAGAACCTGCCTTTTTGCAGGATATCGGTATGGAATCCAAGGGCCTGGAATTTTCCGAATACATCACCAAGGAGAGTCTGGCCCAGCAGGGCGGTTACGGGCTGGCCCTTAAAGGGCCCCAGCATGATGAAGCCTGGTTGATTTTTCTGGACATGGTTCACAACTTCATGCCCACCTTTGAAAATAAGGCTGAAGCTTTGCACTGGTTTCCCATGCTCAGAACCTGGTTTGGTCTGTGCGGCCTGTGCAAACTGCCCTGGAATGATATTGTCCCTGCCGACAATAAAGAAACCGATGAACCGGCCAAGGTGGTTAAACACGTGGCCTGGTATGCGCAATTTTTTTCTGCGGTTACCGGCAGGAAGGTGACTTCAGAGGATCTAATCACAATGAGTGAAGCCGTATACAACTTCCAGCGGATTTTCAATCTTAAGATGGGATACGGCACCCGGGAGCACGATTCCGTGCCCTATCGTGCCATGGGGCCTGTGACCGAGGAAGAGTACGAATCCAGGGCGGAGCGCTACGACACCCAGCTAACGGAAACCTATGGCATAGATATTTCCGCCATGGATACGCCGGACAAAATGGCGGTGTTGCGCAGCAAGCGCGAAGCACAGTATGAACTGCTTAAAGATGCGGTTTACAAACGCCGGGGTTGGACTGCCGACGGTATTCCCACCGTTGAAACGGTCAAACGACTTGGCATTGATTTTCCAGAAGTGCTTGGGGTGCTTAAAACCCACGGGGTAGTTTAA